ACACAGACGATATCCCCGGGCCGTGCGCCGGAACGCCTGAGTATCCGATCCCAATCCACAAACCCGATCCCGGTGGAGACGATTGTGAGCTCATCATGGCGATCGATATCGCCTCCTGAGACCCGTGCACCAACAGAACGGCAGGCTGCAGCCGCACCCCTGGTGATACCGGCAAGCCGGTCCGGGGAGTCGAGACCGACTGCCATCAGGAGATCAGTTGGATCAGCAGCCATCGAGGCGATATCGGAGAGCGTGACAGCTGCTGCCATCCACCCGATCTCATAATCGGTCATACCAGTCGGAAAATCTGTTGTCTCGTGGAGCATATCAGTTGATACAACAAGATACCGGTCATTGATATCCAGAACAAGGCAGTCGTCCCCTGTCTCCTGCTCACCAATGATCCCGCGGATTGAGTCAAGCAGTCTTCTGTCATCCACCTTTCCTCACCTCACGTTCCCGCATCGACCGGTAGTCCCGGAAGAGACCCTCAATCGACTCTGCTTTCTTATCCCTGATATATTGCTCCTGTTCATCCTGCCACTGCCTGTGCCGCTGTAGAAGGCGATTGCCGGGACACGCGCCGATTGAGCCCTGCAGCCTGATGCCAAGACCATCCCCGTCAAGAAGAGGAATCCCGGCTTCACGGAACGCGACAACGAGATCGCTGTTCAGGTGCGTTCGATCCGGTACAATCACGCCTGCTATCATCGTCTCAGCAAGTTCACGGACTGCATTCATACCCCATCCATCGGTTCTCAGAAGATAGATCCAGTCATCCGGAAGCGCGCCCATCTCAGATCTGAGTCGCCTGATTGCATCACGCGAGAGTGCCTCCAGCACCTTCAGGGGCACAAGATCCTCACCCTGCTTCAGGTCAGCATACGTCTTCAGCCGCTCAAGCTGTTTTCTGAGGCTTTTATTCCGCCTCTCCTCTCTCCTGAGATAGCGTTTCTGGTTGCTGATGATACCCTCAAGCCGCGATATTTCCGCATCGCGGCGGATCTTCTCTTTTCCCTTTGACCGTTCGGCCTTTACTGATCTCCGAAGACGCACGATCTCTTCGTCCTTCTCCTGCACCTCACGGTACAGCTCCGAGACAAGAGACCGGAGACGCCGGATCATCTCCTCATGCTCCCGCGGCCGCTCTGCCTTCCCGGTGACTGCCGGGGCATCAGTCTCATCCTCTGAAGAGGCCTCTTCCGGTTCTGCCGGAGTGAGATCAACGAGCGCCTGTTCGAGCGAGCTTCCCCTGACTACACGTGCACGGACCTCATCAAGGGCAACACCGGCAGGAATCCGCTTGGAAAGGCTTGCGAACTTATTTTTATAATGCCGGTATGCCATCATCGCGGCTGCGTAGGCATCCCGTTCATGATCATTTTCATACCTGATACCGCCTGCACACTCGGTCTTCTCTGATACTGCCAGATCATGTTTTGGCAGAAACGGGACTGCATGAAAGGCGCGGCGGATCTTCTCCACGGTTCCGGGCATCTCTTTTTTGTCAGATGCGATGATGAGCGGGCGGCCATGGGCAGTGATTTCTGCTATTGCTTCTGCAACCGAGGTGACTCTTGAGCTTGAGAGGTGGATGAGGTCTCCATCAAGATCGAGGAGTGAGAGTGCCATGGTTGTTCCCGGATCAATCCCGACGATCAGATACCGGGGTTTTGTGGTCTGGGGCACAAATTTGATCCGCTCAAGCCGCTCCCGTGCAACCACAACCTGGACATCGGTTCCCCGTTGGTTTTTGATCGGTATCTCTGATCCGGGTGTATTGACATGGAAGATCACCCGGGAATTGCCACCAAACGCACGGAACTCTTTCTTATCATATTTGAGTCCGGCATCAACAAGACGCATCTCGATCTCCCGTGCCTGTGTCCTGACCGCACCGTGTATCTTCCTGGTGAACCGGTTCTGGCTCCACCCTCCTTTTCCAGGGGATCGCCTCCTTGACACAGTGATCAGGCAGGAGTCGGCAAATGCCACAACCCTGCACCCGGCACCCAGGCCAGCTACCAGCGCCGATGTCCTGGCTTCAGCATAGGGATCAAACCGGTTGAATGAGAGGTTGTACCTGCCTGCAACCTGGGCCAGGCTCTCGCGATGGTCTCCACCACCTGTGACGCAGACGAGATCGGTCTTTGGTGGGAGCGACTGGAGAAAGGCAAAGAGTTCTTTCGTATCTGCTGCCACCTCCTGGAGACTGTCGACGGCAAGGATATCCGGTTCCTCAGCTTCAATAATGCGGAGAAGGCGAAAGAGCGACACTTCGGTTTCAGAGACGATTTCGTCATCAATTACCCGGCAGAGCGCAAAATGCGGACGCCTGGACCGGGAGCGGACCGACCCCCTGACGATATCTATCCCATACACCTTCATACGCAGTCACCCGGTCACATACCGGAGGGCATCCTCAGGTGGAAGCGAGAGCCGGTATTTCCTGTTGAAGAAAGAGACGATAGTTTCGACATCATGCCTGATCAGTTCATCTGCATTTGGATGGGTTGTTTCAGTCCACTGCGGCCAGTCGATGATCCAGCACTGGTCTTCATTTACCATCACATTATACTCCGAGAGATCAGCATGAATCATGCCAAGCCTGTATGCCTTCCTCACCTCTTCGATCAGTTCCTGGTAAACCGTCTCCGGATCCTCCAGCCTGCAGTTGTTGAGATTCACGCCGGGGATATAAGACATTGCTAGTGTATGGCGGCTTCTGTCGATTGGCACGGGAACCCGGACGCGCCCGGTCAGGCGTCTGAGCGCTTCATATTCCTTCTCTGCTGAGAGGCCTGATGCAAAGATCCAGGGACAATGGCCGGTATTGGTCATGTACTCCCGGTTCACCCTGACAGACTGGAATGACTGCTGGCCGATACGATGAAACTTCAGGACAATGACGCCAAGCCCAAGGGCTTCATACACAACCGATTCTTTACCGACCCCGATTAATGATCCAAGCGCAGATACACTCCCTCTGCTGGAAAGCGTATGGAGAGCAAGGGTGTCTAAACCGGTATGAAGGAGTGAGTAGCCCTGGTACGGTACGATATCATAGCGGATGAGGTTCTTATCCACAAGTGAGCCGAGCCGGAACTCAAGTTCGCTCTTGGATAACCGGGTTGCCCGCCTGAGGTTGTCGAATGGCACCCAGGTATACCGCTTCATCAGCCGTTCGATCGCATAGAGGATCGAGTATTCATATTTGTGCAGGTCGCGTACCAGATCGGCTGAGAGGTGCATTATTTCTTATTTTTGGATCGCTGAGATGAAAAATATCATGATACCTGCTTCTTTGAATAGCGTCTCACAAGTTCAACTGCCACCGGGTATGTTTCATCGGTGCAGCAGATAAGAACAGGATTGACAAGGGCTTTTCTGGCAATATAGATCTTTTTCTCTTCAGGAATCAGGCGGACATCCTTTACTTCCCGCCACCGGATGCCACCGGATGCCTGGCCACGTGCAATGAGACCGGCACCGGCAACTGTAGGATTGCCGGAGAGGAGGCCAAGGACTGCCATTGTATCTGTCATCCTGCCCGCATCCTTTCCCGGCAGATATGCAGCACCCTCGGGATCGATTATAAACCGGTATATATGCCCTCCTTTCGTGATCACATGGAGAATAAGAACTGCAAGAAGTGCGAGGAAGAGGATAAAACCGGTCATGACCATCCCGACGAAGAGATAGTCAAGGACAGATGCAGGTGTCGGGCTTGCCAGTTCGAGAATGACAAGGAAGAGTGTGAGGAAAAGGCCTGCAATGCCTATCCCAAGAAAGACCTGGCGGATCTCG
This region of Methanocalculus natronophilus genomic DNA includes:
- the thiL gene encoding thiamine-phosphate kinase, whose protein sequence is MDDRRLLDSIRGIIGEQETGDDCLVLDINDRYLVVSTDMLHETTDFPTGMTDYEIGWMAAAVTLSDIASMAADPTDLLMAVGLDSPDRLAGITRGAAAACRSVGARVSGGDIDRHDELTIVSTGIGFVDWDRILRRSGARPGDIVCVTGMPGRAEAGLLGDERFRTHLVTPVPRVAEGKAFSEGGATSMMDLSDGIALSLYDLSRASGVGFSLDPGLFPLIPGLPPEDAETLFLYGGGDFELIATVPQERLPIAGVDATPIGIVTADREILVRGEVLPARGYMHRWE
- a CDS encoding DUF460 domain-containing protein, producing MKVYGIDIVRGSVRSRSRRPHFALCRVIDDEIVSETEVSLFRLLRIIEAEEPDILAVDSLQEVAADTKELFAFLQSLPPKTDLVCVTGGGDHRESLAQVAGRYNLSFNRFDPYAEARTSALVAGLGAGCRVVAFADSCLITVSRRRSPGKGGWSQNRFTRKIHGAVRTQAREIEMRLVDAGLKYDKKEFRAFGGNSRVIFHVNTPGSEIPIKNQRGTDVQVVVARERLERIKFVPQTTKPRYLIVGIDPGTTMALSLLDLDGDLIHLSSSRVTSVAEAIAEITAHGRPLIIASDKKEMPGTVEKIRRAFHAVPFLPKHDLAVSEKTECAGGIRYENDHERDAYAAAMMAYRHYKNKFASLSKRIPAGVALDEVRARVVRGSSLEQALVDLTPAEPEEASSEDETDAPAVTGKAERPREHEEMIRRLRSLVSELYREVQEKDEEIVRLRRSVKAERSKGKEKIRRDAEISRLEGIISNQKRYLRREERRNKSLRKQLERLKTYADLKQGEDLVPLKVLEALSRDAIRRLRSEMGALPDDWIYLLRTDGWGMNAVRELAETMIAGVIVPDRTHLNSDLVVAFREAGIPLLDGDGLGIRLQGSIGACPGNRLLQRHRQWQDEQEQYIRDKKAESIEGLFRDYRSMREREVRKGG
- a CDS encoding RIO1 family regulatory kinase/ATPase; this encodes MHLSADLVRDLHKYEYSILYAIERLMKRYTWVPFDNLRRATRLSKSELEFRLGSLVDKNLIRYDIVPYQGYSLLHTGLDTLALHTLSSRGSVSALGSLIGVGKESVVYEALGLGVIVLKFHRIGQQSFQSVRVNREYMTNTGHCPWIFASGLSAEKEYEALRRLTGRVRVPVPIDRSRHTLAMSYIPGVNLNNCRLEDPETVYQELIEEVRKAYRLGMIHADLSEYNVMVNEDQCWIIDWPQWTETTHPNADELIRHDVETIVSFFNRKYRLSLPPEDALRYVTG